A section of the Centropristis striata isolate RG_2023a ecotype Rhode Island chromosome 7, C.striata_1.0, whole genome shotgun sequence genome encodes:
- the piwil1 gene encoding piwi-like protein 1, with protein MTGRARARSRGRARGQETAAPGASKAREIPPPAEGELVGRGRQKGAPGAFSAEAVLQISAGFQQVKLGERGGRRRDFNDAGVNTRQAMEHVKDSKCGTSGNPIQLTANFFRIVSRPQWVLFQYHVDYNPPMESRRLRCALLFQHDETLGTARSFDGALLFLPHRMHNKETVLHSETRNGEKVKITVTLTNELPPTSPVCIQFYNIVFRRILRMLNMQQIGRNYYNPDDPLNIPQHRLTIWPGYTNTILHYERSIMLCTDVSHKVLRSETVLEFMAGLRQRCGEQRFPEACSKELIGLIVLTKYNNKTYRVDEIAWDHTPNNTFTRRDKEISFKNYYKDQYGLDVTDGNQVLLVSHVKRMGPAGGPPPGPAMLVPELCYLTGLTDKMRSDFNIMKDLSTHTRLSPEQREGRLNRFVSQIQKNADAQAELDKWGLNFDKELLRLTGRVLPAERIFQGSKSYEYSPWAADWSKEMRGAPLIYAPPLENWLLFHTRRNSNEAQSLLQTLNRVSGPLGIRIQRAVMIEYDDHQESLLRALQQNVGPQVTMVVVVLSSNRKDKYDSVKKYLCVDCPTPSQCVVSRTLSRPQALMTVATKIALQMACKMGGELWSVEIPLKQLMIVGIDCYHDTIAGKRSIGALVASLNPTMSRWFSKCVLQHKGQEIMDGLKMALSAALKDYLKFNNCLPSRIIVYRDGVGDGQLQSVVNYEVAQIMDSIKSMGHDYMPKLSVVVVKKRISSRFFAQISGKVSNPPPGTIIDSEVTRPEWYDFYIVSQAVRTGCVSPTHYNVVYDTSGLKPDHMQRLTYKLCHMYYNWQGIIRVPAPCQYAHKLAFLVGQSIHREPNMKLDDYLFYL; from the exons ATGACCGGAAGGGCACGAGCTAGATCAAGGGGCAGAGCACGCGGTCAAGAGACTGCGGCACCTGGAGCG AGCAAGGCCCGAGAGATTCCCCCACCTGCAGAGGGGGAGCTGGTTGGTAGAGGGAGGCAGAAAGGGGCTCCAGGAGCTTTTTCTGCCGAAG CTGTTCTTCAGATTTCAGCCGGCTTTCAGCAGGTGAAGCTGGGAGAAAGAGGTGGACGCCGCAGAGATTTTAATGATGCAGGGGTTAACACCAGGCAGGCTATGGAGCATGTTAAGGACTCAAAGTGTG GAACATCCGGGAATCCCATTCAGCTGACGGCAAACTTCTTTCGAATAGTGTCCCGCCCTCAGTGGGTGCTGTTTCAGTACCATGTGGACTACAACCCACCAATGGAGTCTCGTCGTCTGAGATGTGCCCTCCTCTTTCAGCATGACGAAACACTTGGCACAGCACGGAGCTTTGATGGCGCTCTGCTCTTTTTGCCTCACAGAATGCACAACAAG GAGACAGTGCTCCACAGCGAGACAAGGAACGGAGAGAAGGTTAAGATAACTGTCACCCTGACGAATGAACTGCCACCTACTTCACCAGTGTGCATTCAGTTCTACAACATCGTTTTCAGAAG gatCCTGAGAATGCTCAACATGCAGCAGATTGGGCGCAACTACTACAACCCCGATGATCCACTCAACATTCCGCAGCACAG GCTGACCATCTGGCCGGGCTACACCAACACCATTCTGCACTACGAGAGATCCATCATGCTGTGCACTGACGTGAGCCACAAGGTGCTGCGTAGTGAGACTGTCCTTGAGTTCATGGCCGGCCTGAGGCAGAGGTGTGGAGAGCAGCGCTTCCCTGAGGCCTGCTCCAAGGAGCTGATTGGACTCATAGTCCTCACAAA GTACAACAACAAGACCTACAGGGTTGATGAGATTGCATGGGATCACACCCCCAACAACACATTCACGAGGAGAGACAAAGAAATCTCCTTCAAGAACTACTATAAGGAT cAATATGGCCTGGACGTCACTGATGGGAACCAGGTGCTGCTAGTCAGCCATGTGAAGAGGATGGGTCCTGCTGGAGGTCCTCCTCCAGGCCCGGCTATGCTCGTCCCAGAGTTGTGCTACCTTACAG GCTTGACTGACAAGATGCGATCAGACTTCAACATCATGAAGGACTTGAGCACCCACACCAGATTGTCCCCAGAGCAGAGGGAGGGACGCCTCAACAGATTTGTCTCTCAAATACAGAA GAATGCTGACGCACAGGCGGAGTTGGATAAGTGGGGACTCAACTTTGATAAGGAACTCCTAAGACTGACTGGCAGAGTCCTCCCAGCGGAGAGGATTTTCCAGGGTTCAAAATCG TACGAGTACAGCCCCTGGGCAGCTGATTGGTCCAAAGAGATGCGTGGGGCGCCTCTGATCTATGCTCCTCCACTGGAGAACTGGCTATTGTTTCACACCCGTCGCAACAGCAACGAAGCCCAGTCCCTCCTGCAGACCCTCAACCGAGTCTCGGGTCCACTTGGTATCCGTATTCAGAGAGCTGTCAT GATCGAGTATGATGATCATCAGGAGTCTCTCCTCAGAGCCCTGCAGCAAAATGTTGGACCTCAAGTAACCATG GTGGTGGTGGTCCTCTCCAGCAACAGGAAGGACAAGTACGACAGTGTCAAGAAGTACCTTTGTGTGGACTGCCCCACTCCCAGCCAGTGTGTGGTTTCCCGTACCCTCAGCCGGCCTCAGGCACTCATGACTGTGGCTACCAAGATTGCTCTGCAGATGGCCTGCAAGATGGGAGGAGAGCTGTGGAGTGTGGAAATCCCC CTCAAACAGCTGATGATTGTGGGCATTGACTGCTACCACGACACCATTGCTGGGAAAAGATCCATCGGAGCTCTAGTTGCCAGCCTCAACCCGACCATGAGCAG GTGGTTCTCAAAGTGTGTGCTGCAGCACAAAGGCCAGGAAATCATGGATGGACTGAAGATGGCCTTAAGTG CTGCACTGAAAGACTACCTGAAGTTCAACAACTGCCTGCCTTCACGCATCATTGTGTACCGTGATGGAGTGGGAGACGGTCAGCTGCAGAGCGTGGTCAACTATGAGGTCGCACAGATCATGGACTCCATCAAGTCCATGGGCCACGACtacat GCCCAAGCTCAGTGTGGTGGTGGTGAAGAAGCGCATCAGCAGCAGGTTTTTCGCCCAAATCAGTGGAAAGGTGTCCAACCCTCCTCCAGGCACCATCATTGACTCGGAGGTCACCCGTCCCGAgtg GTATGACTTCTACATCGTGAGCCAGGCTGTCCGCACTGGATGCGTCTCTCCGACCCATTACAATGTTGTGTACGACACCAGCGGACTGAAGCCCGATCACATGCAGCGGCTTACCTACAAGCTGTGCCACATGTACTACAACTGGCAG GGCATCATCAGAGTGCCCGCTCCCTGCCAGTACGCCCACAAGCTGGCTTTTCTTGTGGGTCAGAGCATCCACAGGGAGCCCAACATGAAACTGGACGACTACCTGTTTTACCTCTGA